A genomic window from Serratia liquefaciens includes:
- a CDS encoding dipeptide ABC transporter ATP-binding protein, which produces MSIQSALQRASATPPVLELEQVSIAYQGAAGNQRVVHQVSFSIQPGEVVALVGESGSGKTTIAQAIIGLLTENGRLEQGAIRLNGTDISHWSSKRLDAVRGAQISLIPQDPSSSLNPVKTIGDQVAEIINIHRRLPRKQLQQRVVALLTRVGLTHPELRARQYPHELSGGMKQRVLIAIAMALQPALIIADEPTSALDVTVQKRILDLIDELRQEFGTAVLLVTHDLAVAAERADRLLVFRHGRVQEQGVTTEVLRAPASDYTRRLFADVPSLTRAVVPQPRHSTQELAIQVKGLVKDFPLAGSGGKNYRALDQVSFSVPGGTTHALVGESGSGKTTLARCLLGFQRPNAGQIIIDGVDFTRLKGEALRQFRRRIQLVYQNPYGSLDPSQTLYQVIEEPLLNFEPLAQAERYRRVRDLFERVALPSELLSRKPRELSGGQRQRVAIARALVLQPRVLVLDEATSALDVTVQAQILRLLQDLQQELGLTYLFISHDLATVRQISHSVSVLHRGVQVDSGPTAELFAMPGSDYTRQLIEAIPGRQFYAEQPQIEDAFYEQ; this is translated from the coding sequence ATGAGCATTCAGAGCGCATTACAACGGGCGAGCGCCACGCCACCGGTACTGGAGCTGGAACAGGTTTCGATCGCTTATCAGGGCGCGGCCGGCAATCAGCGGGTGGTGCATCAGGTGTCGTTTTCCATTCAGCCGGGGGAAGTGGTGGCGCTGGTCGGCGAGTCCGGTTCCGGCAAAACCACCATTGCGCAGGCAATCATTGGTTTGCTGACGGAAAACGGTCGCCTGGAGCAGGGGGCGATACGGCTGAACGGCACCGACATCAGCCACTGGTCATCAAAGCGTCTGGATGCGGTGCGCGGGGCGCAAATCAGTTTGATCCCACAAGATCCCTCCAGCTCACTCAATCCGGTGAAGACCATTGGCGATCAGGTGGCGGAGATCATCAACATTCACCGTCGGCTACCGCGCAAGCAGCTGCAGCAGCGGGTGGTGGCGTTGCTTACCCGCGTCGGTTTGACGCATCCGGAGCTGCGGGCGCGTCAGTATCCGCACGAACTTTCCGGCGGCATGAAACAGCGGGTATTGATCGCCATCGCGATGGCGCTGCAACCGGCGTTGATTATCGCCGATGAGCCGACCAGTGCACTGGATGTCACGGTGCAAAAACGTATTCTCGATCTGATCGACGAGCTGCGGCAGGAGTTTGGCACCGCGGTGCTGCTGGTGACCCACGATCTGGCGGTGGCGGCGGAACGCGCCGATCGGCTGCTGGTGTTTCGCCATGGCCGGGTACAGGAGCAGGGAGTGACTACCGAAGTGCTGCGCGCGCCAGCCAGCGATTATACCCGCCGACTGTTTGCCGACGTGCCGTCGTTGACCCGGGCGGTGGTACCGCAGCCCCGCCACAGCACGCAAGAACTGGCAATCCAGGTCAAGGGGCTGGTGAAAGACTTTCCCCTGGCGGGCAGTGGCGGGAAAAATTATCGGGCACTGGATCAGGTGTCGTTCAGCGTGCCTGGCGGTACGACCCATGCGCTGGTGGGGGAGTCCGGATCCGGCAAGACCACGCTGGCACGCTGCCTGCTCGGTTTCCAAAGGCCGAATGCCGGGCAAATCATTATCGACGGCGTCGACTTCACCCGCTTGAAGGGCGAGGCGCTGCGCCAATTCCGTCGCCGCATTCAGTTGGTGTATCAGAATCCGTACGGCTCGCTCGATCCATCCCAGACGCTGTACCAGGTGATTGAAGAACCGCTGCTGAATTTCGAGCCGCTGGCCCAGGCTGAGCGCTATCGTCGGGTGCGAGATTTATTTGAACGCGTGGCGCTGCCGAGTGAATTGCTGAGCCGTAAACCGCGCGAGCTTTCCGGCGGCCAGCGACAGCGGGTGGCGATCGCCCGGGCGCTGGTGTTGCAGCCACGGGTGCTGGTGCTGGATGAAGCCACTTCGGCATTGGATGTCACGGTGCAGGCGCAGATCCTGCGGTTGCTGCAGGATTTGCAGCAGGAGTTGGGGCTGACCTATTTGTTTATTTCACACGACCTGGCCACGGTAAGGCAGATCTCCCACAGCGTATCGGTGTTGCACCGTGGCGTGCAGGTGGACAGCGGGCCGACCGCTGAGCTGTTCGCCATGCCGGGCAGCGATTACACACGCCAGTTGATCGAAGCCATTCCTGGCCGTCAGTTTTATGCCGAACAGCCCCAGATTGAGGATGCATTCTATGAGCAGTAA
- a CDS encoding putative FMN-dependent luciferase-like monooxygenase, with the protein MSSKRLGFFTRLLDQGSAQQRYRLATEQIVHAERAGFDSAWVAQHHFHEDEGGLPSPLVFLAQVAARTRHIRLGTGVITLPMESAIRVAEDTAVLDLLSDGRLEVGIAAGGTPSSFSAFGFDAAQRHAVFADNFSTLLRAWRGEALGGEDNRLYPAAPQLAERVWQATFSVEGGERAGRAGDGLMLSRTQPRPADAPDLPLDELQNPIIDAYLAALPPGIAPRIMGSRTALVTDHGQQARDFAAKGLSRGLERLRASGHRPSDESLDGLIRAFDVHLGTPDQVIASLQKDSALARVTDLAFQVHSIDPPHATILRSIELIARHVAPELGWQRRNPASVSYEHHAEEKV; encoded by the coding sequence ATGAGCAGTAAAAGACTCGGTTTTTTCACCCGGCTGCTGGATCAGGGCAGCGCGCAGCAGCGTTATCGGCTGGCGACCGAACAGATCGTGCATGCCGAACGGGCCGGCTTTGACAGCGCCTGGGTGGCGCAGCACCATTTTCATGAGGATGAGGGCGGCCTGCCTTCGCCGCTGGTGTTTCTGGCGCAGGTGGCGGCGCGAACCCGCCATATCCGGCTCGGCACCGGGGTGATCACGCTGCCGATGGAGTCCGCGATTCGGGTGGCCGAAGACACTGCGGTGCTGGATCTGCTGTCCGACGGCAGGCTGGAAGTCGGCATCGCTGCCGGCGGCACGCCTTCTTCGTTCAGCGCTTTCGGTTTCGACGCCGCACAGCGTCACGCGGTGTTTGCCGACAATTTCAGTACCCTGCTGCGAGCCTGGCGCGGTGAGGCCCTGGGTGGCGAAGATAACCGCCTGTATCCGGCGGCACCGCAGTTGGCCGAGCGGGTCTGGCAGGCGACCTTCTCGGTGGAAGGCGGTGAGCGCGCCGGGCGGGCCGGGGACGGCCTGATGCTGTCGCGTACTCAGCCGCGCCCGGCAGATGCGCCGGATTTGCCGCTGGACGAATTGCAAAACCCGATTATCGACGCCTATCTGGCGGCGCTGCCGCCCGGCATTGCGCCACGCATTATGGGGTCGCGCACCGCGCTGGTGACCGACCACGGCCAGCAGGCACGGGACTTTGCCGCCAAAGGCTTGAGCCGCGGGCTTGAGCGCCTGCGTGCCAGCGGTCACCGGCCGTCCGACGAATCCCTTGATGGGCTGATCCGCGCCTTCGACGTGCATCTGGGTACTCCGGATCAGGTGATCGCCTCACTGCAAAAAGACAGCGCGCTGGCGCGAGTGACCGATCTGGCGTTCCAGGTTCACTCCATCGATCCACCGCACGCCACCATTTTGCGTTCTATTGAACTGATCGCTCGCCACGTTGCCCCGGAGCTGGGCTGGCAACGCCGCAATCCCGCATCCGTCTCCTACGAACATCACGCTGAGGAAAAGGTATGA
- a CDS encoding LysR family transcriptional regulator: MSTNLSHSLLAEMAVFVQVVESGSFSAAARRLGTSPSAASRSVARLEQALALQLLHRTTRKLRLSEQGEEVFQRCRSMLDAAHSVMEFSGRGAVEPEGLVSVSVPKAVGRYVLHPHIPAFLRRYPKVDVRLRLEDRYMDLIDDRVDLALRITERPSPGLIGRQLMTIEHLLCATPAYLAQHGAPQHPQDLAQHSCIYLGETPNDARWKFRQAGKTVTVNVRGRYAANHTGVRLDAVKQHIGIGSLPYFTARQALDDGEVVQVLPQWDFLSSYHGGLWLLYAPNQYLPPKLRVFIDYLVACLAKEPQLKRLA, translated from the coding sequence GTGAGCACAAATCTTTCTCATTCGCTGCTGGCCGAGATGGCGGTGTTTGTTCAGGTGGTGGAGAGCGGCAGCTTTTCCGCCGCCGCCCGTCGACTGGGCACTTCCCCTTCTGCCGCCAGCCGCAGCGTCGCCAGGCTCGAACAGGCTTTGGCGCTGCAACTGCTGCATCGCACCACGCGAAAACTGCGTCTAAGTGAACAAGGTGAAGAGGTGTTTCAGCGCTGCCGCAGCATGTTGGACGCCGCGCACTCGGTGATGGAGTTCAGCGGTCGCGGTGCCGTAGAGCCTGAAGGGTTGGTCAGCGTCAGCGTGCCCAAGGCGGTAGGGCGATATGTGCTGCACCCGCACATACCGGCATTTTTACGCCGCTACCCCAAGGTTGACGTTCGCCTGCGGTTGGAAGACCGCTATATGGATTTGATTGATGATCGGGTCGATCTGGCGCTGCGCATTACCGAACGCCCCTCCCCTGGGCTAATTGGCCGCCAACTGATGACCATCGAGCACCTGCTGTGCGCCACGCCGGCTTATCTGGCGCAGCATGGCGCGCCGCAGCATCCGCAGGATTTGGCGCAGCACAGCTGCATTTATCTGGGTGAAACGCCGAACGACGCCCGCTGGAAATTCCGCCAGGCCGGGAAAACGGTGACGGTCAACGTGCGCGGACGCTACGCCGCCAACCATACCGGCGTGCGGCTGGATGCAGTGAAACAGCACATTGGCATTGGCAGCCTGCCGTACTTTACCGCCCGCCAGGCGCTGGACGACGGCGAAGTGGTGCAGGTGCTGCCGCAGTGGGACTTCCTCAGCAGTTACCACGGCGGGCTGTGGTTGCTGTATGCCCCCAATCAGTACCTGCCGCCCAAGCTGCGGGTGTTTATCGACTATCTGGTGGCCTGCCTGGCGAAAGAGCCGCAGCTAAAGCGCCTTGCGTAA
- a CDS encoding alanyl-tRNA editing protein — MTERLYYYSDDLQGEAQVLACTPMEEGGYAVELDATLFHPQGGGQPADGGKLGGIAVLRVAQQGDKVLHFTAEPLAAGPVSVQVDGEQRRLHTRWHSAGHLIGWLGETRGWQPVKAHHWPGEGRITFAPGAEPQTLDQDFLQAELARLIAADFPRRQVAVDGLRQVGFGELPAYGCGGTHVSSLAELGAVNITALKVKKGQLIVQYALD; from the coding sequence ATGACCGAACGCCTTTATTATTACAGCGACGACTTACAGGGCGAAGCGCAGGTGCTGGCCTGCACCCCGATGGAAGAGGGAGGATACGCAGTAGAGCTGGACGCCACGCTGTTCCACCCTCAGGGAGGCGGGCAACCGGCAGACGGCGGTAAACTGGGTGGCATTGCGGTGCTACGGGTGGCGCAGCAGGGCGACAAGGTGCTGCATTTCACCGCCGAGCCGTTGGCCGCCGGGCCGGTGAGCGTGCAGGTTGATGGCGAACAGCGCCGTTTACATACCCGTTGGCACTCCGCCGGACATCTGATCGGCTGGCTGGGGGAAACCCGCGGCTGGCAACCGGTGAAGGCGCACCATTGGCCGGGCGAAGGGCGGATCACTTTCGCACCGGGCGCGGAGCCACAAACGCTGGATCAGGATTTTCTACAGGCGGAGCTGGCGCGGCTGATTGCAGCCGATTTCCCTCGCAGACAAGTGGCGGTCGACGGCCTGCGGCAGGTGGGGTTTGGCGAACTGCCGGCCTATGGCTGCGGCGGGACCCATGTGTCCTCGCTGGCGGAGCTGGGGGCGGTAAATATCACGGCGCTCAAAGTGAAAAAAGGCCAGCTGATTGTTCAGTACGCGCTGGATTAA
- a CDS encoding ABC transporter permease: MSRYLARRIGQALLVLWATFSLSFILLQVLPGDAILIKFQNPDMGLSPAQIADMRAAYGADVSLWQQYLHALGNVLRGDLGYSIQAGVPVTELLATNLPATLQLALLGFSLALILALALAFISNLTRFGWLRSLLQSLPSLFVSVPTFWLGIVLIQLFSFQLKLIPVINPGEWEGLILPIVTLAIPISAPLAQILIRSIDQVQTQPFVAVARAKGASRSRVLWRHVARNAMLPVLTIAGILLGELIAGALITETVFGRSGLGQLTLQAVLNQDVAVLQAIVVISAAAFVTLNLLVDLLFPLLDPRLKTATGAAV; encoded by the coding sequence ATGAGCCGATATCTGGCACGGCGTATCGGGCAGGCGCTGCTGGTGCTGTGGGCGACCTTTAGCCTGTCGTTTATCTTGCTGCAGGTGCTGCCCGGCGATGCCATTCTGATTAAGTTTCAGAACCCGGACATGGGCCTCAGCCCGGCGCAGATCGCCGATATGCGCGCGGCCTATGGTGCCGATGTGTCGCTGTGGCAGCAGTATTTGCATGCGCTGGGCAACGTGCTGCGCGGGGACCTCGGCTATTCCATTCAGGCCGGCGTGCCGGTGACGGAGCTGTTGGCCACCAACTTGCCCGCCACGTTGCAACTGGCGCTATTGGGGTTTTCGCTGGCGCTGATCCTGGCGTTGGCGTTGGCCTTTATCTCCAATTTGACCCGCTTTGGCTGGCTGAGGTCGTTACTGCAGTCGCTGCCCTCGCTGTTTGTCTCGGTGCCGACCTTCTGGTTGGGCATCGTGCTGATCCAGCTGTTTTCATTTCAGCTCAAGCTGATCCCGGTGATCAATCCGGGGGAGTGGGAAGGGTTGATATTGCCGATTGTGACGCTGGCAATACCGATTTCCGCCCCGCTGGCGCAGATCCTGATCCGCAGTATCGATCAGGTACAGACTCAACCTTTCGTTGCCGTGGCCCGCGCCAAGGGGGCCAGCCGCAGCCGGGTGCTGTGGCGGCACGTGGCCCGTAACGCCATGCTGCCGGTGCTGACCATCGCCGGTATTTTGCTCGGCGAACTGATCGCCGGTGCGTTGATTACCGAAACCGTGTTCGGCCGCAGCGGGCTGGGGCAGCTTACCTTGCAGGCGGTGCTGAATCAGGACGTCGCGGTGCTGCAAGCGATCGTGGTGATCTCCGCCGCCGCTTTCGTCACCCTCAATCTGCTGGTGGATCTGCTGTTCCCACTGTTGGATCCACGATTGAAAACCGCTACAGGAGCCGCCGTATGA
- a CDS encoding TIGR04028 family ABC transporter substrate-binding protein, which yields MFKFSFNRLTSGITVALGLTVAATPALASVQGGTLIYLEQQAHTNLYPPSGGFYPNGGILNQITDKLTYQNPKTLEIEPWIAESWSSNADKTEYTFKLRPGVTFSDGTPLDANAVAKNFDTYGLGNKEKRLPVSEVINNYDRSEVIDPLTVKFYFKRSSPGFLQGTATIGSGLVSLSTLNRNYDELGDARHIIGSGPFVVSAETLGREVDLSVRKDYRWGPAKLTQQGRANLDGIKVIVTGEDSVRIGALQAGQADFIRQIQAYDEKQTQDQGFTIYAAPTRGVNDSVAFRPDNPLVSDLRVRQALLHATDSKQIVETLFSVNYPQAKSVIASSAAGFVDLSAKLKFDPELANRLLDEAGWKKGGDGLREKDGKKLLLNVYESLPQPQNKAVLQLVSQQWGKVGARLNILAGDAGSKVADNLDPQKTPAAVVEVGRADPDVIKSQFYPTNRDALLQQGGTGKNSAFKDDKLNALLLGIASEVDAQKRLQIAGEAQNYLLDQAYVIPFFEEPQVFAGAPYLKGVSFEAVGRPSFYGAWLEKR from the coding sequence ATGTTTAAGTTCTCTTTCAATAGATTAACCAGCGGAATAACAGTGGCATTAGGCTTGACGGTGGCGGCTACCCCGGCGCTGGCGTCGGTGCAGGGGGGAACGCTGATCTATCTGGAACAGCAGGCGCACACCAACCTTTATCCGCCTTCCGGCGGCTTCTACCCCAACGGCGGCATTCTCAACCAGATCACCGACAAGCTGACCTACCAGAACCCTAAAACGCTGGAGATTGAACCGTGGATCGCCGAATCCTGGAGCAGTAACGCCGACAAAACCGAATACACCTTCAAGCTCCGGCCGGGGGTGACCTTCTCGGACGGGACGCCGCTGGACGCCAACGCGGTGGCGAAGAACTTCGATACCTATGGCCTGGGCAACAAAGAGAAGCGTCTGCCGGTCTCCGAGGTGATCAATAACTACGACCGCAGTGAAGTGATCGATCCCTTGACCGTGAAGTTCTACTTCAAGCGCTCTTCGCCGGGTTTCCTGCAGGGCACGGCCACCATAGGGTCAGGGCTGGTTTCTCTCAGCACCTTAAACCGTAATTATGACGAATTGGGTGACGCGCGCCATATCATCGGCTCCGGCCCATTTGTGGTCAGTGCCGAAACGCTGGGGCGCGAAGTGGATCTCAGCGTGCGCAAAGATTACCGCTGGGGCCCGGCCAAACTGACGCAGCAGGGGCGCGCCAATCTGGACGGTATCAAGGTGATCGTGACCGGCGAAGACAGCGTACGTATTGGCGCATTGCAGGCCGGGCAGGCGGACTTTATTCGCCAAATCCAGGCCTACGACGAGAAACAAACCCAGGATCAGGGTTTCACTATCTACGCCGCCCCAACGCGCGGCGTCAATGATAGCGTGGCCTTCCGGCCGGACAACCCGTTGGTGAGCGACCTGCGCGTGCGTCAGGCATTGCTGCACGCCACCGACAGCAAGCAGATCGTCGAGACGCTGTTCTCCGTTAACTATCCGCAGGCCAAATCGGTGATTGCTTCTTCCGCCGCCGGTTTTGTCGACCTCTCCGCCAAACTGAAATTCGACCCGGAGCTGGCCAACCGTCTGCTGGATGAGGCGGGCTGGAAAAAGGGCGGCGACGGCCTGCGTGAAAAAGACGGCAAAAAACTGTTGCTGAACGTCTATGAGTCGCTGCCGCAGCCCCAGAACAAGGCGGTGCTGCAGCTGGTTTCGCAGCAGTGGGGCAAAGTTGGCGCGCGCTTGAACATTCTGGCGGGCGACGCCGGCAGCAAGGTGGCGGATAACCTGGATCCGCAGAAAACCCCGGCGGCAGTGGTGGAAGTGGGGCGAGCCGATCCGGATGTGATTAAAAGCCAGTTCTACCCGACCAACCGCGATGCGCTGTTGCAACAGGGCGGGACGGGCAAAAACAGCGCATTTAAAGACGACAAGCTGAACGCGCTGCTGCTGGGTATCGCCTCAGAGGTGGACGCGCAAAAACGCCTGCAGATTGCCGGCGAGGCGCAAAACTACCTGCTCGATCAGGCCTACGTGATCCCGTTCTTCGAAGAGCCGCAGGTGTTTGCCGGGGCGCCTTATCTCAAGGGCGTAAGTTTTGAAGCGGTCGGCCGCCCGAGTTTCTACGGCGCCTGGTTGGAAAAACGCTGA
- a CDS encoding ABC transporter permease, which yields MSSISFEKSSAPERDLGGVESEGTLPTHRPRRRRVPLTLLLAWTVITIAVLWALAPQLFTAYSGTEGIAGAQRLAPGGEHWLGTDQLGRDLYARIVYGASQTLSAALVAVALGLLLGTALGLIAGAVGGIADDAVMRLVDVLLSIPGLLLSLSIIILLGFGTVNAAIAVGITSVANFARLARAEVVRVRHSDYVEAAYGSGGTFWAVLWRHILPNSLTSVIAFSALQFGSAILAIATLSFLGYGTPPPTPEWGLLIAEGRNYISTAWWLTTFPGLAVVAVVLAANRISRALGRTPA from the coding sequence ATGAGCAGTATCTCCTTTGAGAAATCCAGCGCGCCGGAGCGCGATCTGGGCGGTGTGGAAAGCGAAGGCACCTTGCCAACGCACCGTCCGCGCCGCCGTCGTGTGCCGCTGACGCTGTTGCTGGCCTGGACGGTGATTACCATCGCGGTGCTGTGGGCGCTGGCGCCGCAGCTGTTCACGGCCTACAGCGGCACCGAAGGCATTGCCGGGGCGCAGCGTCTGGCACCGGGGGGCGAACATTGGCTGGGCACCGATCAACTGGGGCGCGATTTGTATGCGCGCATTGTTTATGGCGCTTCGCAGACGCTGTCCGCCGCGCTGGTGGCGGTCGCTTTAGGCCTGCTGTTGGGCACCGCGCTGGGGCTGATTGCCGGTGCGGTGGGCGGCATCGCGGATGACGCGGTGATGCGCCTTGTCGACGTTTTGCTGTCGATTCCCGGTCTGCTGCTGTCGTTGAGCATCATTATTTTGCTGGGCTTCGGCACGGTAAATGCCGCCATCGCCGTGGGGATCACCTCGGTGGCGAACTTTGCCCGCCTGGCGCGCGCAGAGGTGGTGCGGGTGCGCCACAGCGATTACGTCGAGGCGGCCTATGGCAGTGGCGGTACCTTCTGGGCGGTGCTGTGGCGGCATATTTTGCCGAACTCGCTAACCTCGGTGATTGCCTTCTCGGCGTTGCAGTTCGGCAGCGCAATTCTGGCGATTGCCACCCTGAGCTTTCTGGGGTACGGCACACCACCGCCGACGCCCGAGTGGGGGCTTTTGATCGCCGAAGGGCGCAACTACATTTCCACCGCCTGGTGGCTAACGACCTTCCCGGGGCTGGCGGTCGTGGCGGTGGTTCTGGCGGCCAACCGTATCAGCCGCGCATTGGGGAGAACGCCAGCATGA